The proteins below come from a single uncultured Dethiosulfovibrio sp. genomic window:
- a CDS encoding V-type ATP synthase subunit E → MSLADIKKKIEADAGAEARKILDRAKEQAAQIAAEVDLEVDRIKTSYEERFKAEEPEIVRRREIVANLDVKKIDLGARQQLIDEVYKGALEKLSSLPADRYLSFVEAMLDSSALAGSEGSLAVGNNEKHITEDWLKKYNESHKTNISLSDVKAPISGGFILSHDNVSENASFEMLVRWLRDDLEADVVKRLFSE, encoded by the coding sequence ATGTCTCTTGCTGATATCAAGAAGAAAATCGAAGCTGACGCTGGTGCAGAGGCCCGTAAGATTCTGGATCGAGCCAAAGAGCAAGCTGCCCAAATAGCCGCCGAGGTCGATCTAGAGGTAGATAGGATCAAGACCTCCTACGAGGAGCGGTTTAAAGCCGAGGAGCCGGAGATAGTGAGACGCAGGGAGATCGTCGCAAATCTCGACGTCAAAAAGATCGACCTAGGTGCCCGGCAGCAGCTTATAGACGAGGTTTACAAAGGAGCCCTGGAGAAGCTTTCATCTCTCCCGGCGGACAGATACCTTTCCTTCGTGGAGGCTATGTTGGATAGTTCCGCACTGGCAGGTTCGGAGGGATCCTTGGCCGTAGGAAATAATGAGAAACACATTACTGAGGATTGGCTCAAAAAGTATAACGAAAGCCATAAGACAAATATCTCTTTGTCCGACGTAAAAGCCCCTATCTCAGGTGGTTTTATCCTCAGCCACGATAACGTCAGCGAGAACGCCTCCTTTGAGATGTTGGTTCGCTGGCTAAGGGACGATCTTGAGGCAGACGTTGTAAAACGGCTGTTCTCAGAGTAG
- a CDS encoding V-type ATPase subunit, whose product MENRLLDDALFQRLIESDGLDSAIKVLGETVYAPWLMEMKSNEDFDSALGSELNHVYSEVSRFAPDEELVQICRLPYDFHNVKVLIKSSILSKQGGERRFDLLTALGNIETDSLVMAVESEEYRLLPYGLNRVVPQALSLWEQNRDMVEVECLLDSALFEAMWKMVKALSMPDVEMWFKRKLDAENIRTLIRLHRIGADSSYSSKFLHPGGWISVDRMIAVLSEPLESWGRLLSFSDAGSVFDLVQDSSDLDSLLMVFDTILDNYVTRTLDGAKYGASDPRNFLRHLWMKEMEVKNLRVILVSLTNGSEKERVRRLIRNVG is encoded by the coding sequence ATGGAAAATCGGCTCCTTGACGATGCCCTCTTTCAGAGGTTGATAGAGAGCGATGGTCTTGACTCTGCCATAAAGGTCCTTGGGGAGACGGTTTACGCCCCTTGGCTTATGGAGATGAAGTCAAACGAGGATTTTGACTCTGCTCTAGGGTCGGAACTAAACCACGTTTACAGCGAGGTTAGCCGATTTGCCCCTGATGAGGAGCTAGTGCAGATCTGTCGACTGCCTTACGATTTTCACAACGTTAAGGTCTTGATTAAAAGCTCTATCCTCTCGAAACAGGGAGGAGAGCGTCGCTTTGATCTGCTCACCGCTCTTGGAAACATAGAGACCGATTCGTTGGTTATGGCGGTGGAGAGCGAGGAGTATCGCCTTCTGCCCTACGGTCTTAACAGGGTAGTACCTCAGGCCCTGTCCCTGTGGGAACAAAACCGTGACATGGTTGAGGTGGAGTGTCTTTTAGACTCTGCTTTGTTCGAGGCTATGTGGAAGATGGTAAAGGCCCTTTCTATGCCCGACGTCGAGATGTGGTTCAAAAGAAAGCTTGACGCCGAGAACATAAGGACATTGATCCGTCTCCACAGGATAGGGGCGGATTCCTCCTACTCTTCCAAGTTTCTCCATCCAGGAGGATGGATCTCCGTCGATAGGATGATAGCGGTCCTATCGGAGCCACTGGAGAGTTGGGGACGACTTTTGTCTTTCTCCGACGCTGGTTCCGTCTTCGATCTTGTACAGGATAGCTCCGATCTCGATTCGTTGCTTATGGTCTTTGATACGATTCTGGATAACTATGTCACTCGTACCCTGGACGGAGCAAAGTACGGAGCCTCCGATCCCCGTAATTTTTTGAGGCATCTGTGGATGAAGGAGATGGAGGTCAAAAATCTCAGGGTGATCCTTGTTTCCCTGACGAATGGATCGGAAAAAGAAAGGGTAAGGAGGTTGATTCGTAATGTCGGATAG
- a CDS encoding V-type ATP synthase subunit K, producing MEHLGVMLTILGAALAAGFAGAGSAIGVGIAGESGAGVMTEDPGKFGLVLLLQALPGTQGIYGLLIAFFAMLKAGLIGGEPTMAITWLNGLGVLFACLPIAVAGYFSGIAQGKTSAACIQMIAKRPEETGKAVILPAMVETYAVLALLVSILLLNGIS from the coding sequence ATGGAACATCTTGGTGTAATGTTAACTATTCTGGGTGCTGCTTTGGCTGCTGGATTTGCCGGAGCAGGGTCGGCTATAGGCGTCGGTATCGCAGGTGAATCGGGAGCGGGAGTAATGACCGAGGACCCCGGTAAGTTTGGTCTGGTGTTGCTGCTTCAGGCTCTTCCTGGAACCCAGGGGATTTACGGACTTCTCATCGCTTTCTTCGCTATGTTGAAAGCTGGCCTTATCGGTGGAGAGCCTACGATGGCCATCACCTGGCTTAACGGTCTCGGTGTGCTTTTTGCCTGCCTTCCGATCGCTGTGGCTGGTTATTTCTCCGGCATAGCCCAGGGAAAGACCTCCGCTGCCTGTATTCAGATGATAGCCAAGCGCCCTGAAGAGACCGGAAAAGCCGTCATACTTCCCGCCATGGTGGAGACATACGCAGTTCTTGCCCTTCTGGTCAGCATCCTTTTGTTGAACGGGATTTCCTAG